The genomic interval GTCCTCGACCGTCATTGACGACACCGCGGTGCCGCGCACGATCACGGCCCACAGCACCAGCCGCTCGAGCTCACGGGTGTACGCGCGACAGGTCGCCGGCCGGTCGCGGTACCGGTGCAGGTACGCATGGATCGCCGCCAGGTCGTGTGGCGCCCGGATGAACGCAAACGCGGTCGCCCGGTTGGTGCCGCGGCTCGCGGTTCCATGCGGCCCCTCCCCGCCGGACAACTCGGCTGGCACCGCGAGCCGCTCGAACGGCGCGAGGCGCGGCGCGTCCGGCGGACCGCCGATCACGACGACGGTCCCCTGCCCGCTGCCCGGTCTTTCGCCCTGCCCTGCGCCGGGTTCGGGTACCAGCAGACGGACGTCGACGTCAGCGTCCACGCGTGCGCCCAGCGTCGCCTCGTGCCGACGCAGCCACGCGACGATCGTCCGCGCGCGCAGCGGGCCGATGCGCGGCACCGATCGCCACCAGCTGCCGCCGTGCCGGTTGCACCAGTCGATGAGTTCCTGCAGCGTCGAGATGCCCTCGGCCGTCAGGCGCCGCGCGACTAGCGGCCGGAACCACAGGCCGACGCCGTGCGCCGGAGACGGCGTTGCCGCCGCCAGCTGCGCGGCCTGCTCGACCATGCGCAGCGTAACCGCGGTGAGTTTCGCGCTGCCGTGCTTGCGGATCGAGGTTTTCAGATGATCGGCGAGCACACTGGAGCCGTTGAGCAGCGCGAGGCGCACCAGCTCGTCGCGCATCGCACCCAGGTAGCGCGCCATCGCCTCGGGCGTGGCCACATGCGGGGCGAGCTCAGGATCGTCGGCGTCGTAGTAGCGCCGCGCGATCGCCGCCGGCTCGATGCGCTGCACGAACGCGCGCAGCGCCGCGAAGTCGGTGCGGGTATAGGTGCGCGGCGGCGCCACGGTGAGCGATTGCGGCTGGTTGGCCATCGGTCAGTCCGCCGCCGCAAAATCCGTCCGCGTGTGCGCGACCCCGACGGCATTCCACAGCACGTCGAACGCGGGTCGCAGCACGGTCAGCGGATCAACGCTGAAGTCCTCGAGGTAGACCGGCGGCGCCACCAGTTGCGTGAGATGCGCCGGCAGTGCCGGATAGGCTGCACCGCCCCGCGGGAGTTCGTAACCGATCTGGGTACCCGGCGCGAACAGCCAGTTCAGCAGCAGGTAGGCCGGCGCCGGCACCTCCAGCGCGGCCAGCGTGTCGGCGACGGCCCGGAAACCGTAACGGACCAGCGGCACCTCGTAGAGTTCGGGGTACACCACCCACAACTCTTCGTCATCCCGCTGCCCCCAGCCCCGTCGCAGCAATGCGCCGGCGACGAGTTCCACGCAACCATCCCGGTAGAGCTGGGCGTAGGCGGTCTGCTCTTCGTCCTCGTTACGGTCGCCCATGCAGAGCACGCCGTGCAGATTGACTCGGGGTTGCCCCAGCGCACGTCCGCCGGGCGACGCCGTCTGCAGCTTCGCGGCCACCGCGCGCAGTGCGTCGACATCGTGCCCATCCGGCCGCGTGACCGCGGACACCGGGACCACATGACAGACGCAGGCGGGCAGCGCGAGATCCGGCACCGGACCCTCATGCCGGACGATCCGCGCAAGCGCGTCATTCCGAACGGCCAGCACCTGCTGGGCCAAGGAGGCACTTATTGCGAACGCATTGCGGATACCGTGGATGTCCATGGGTTCCTTGCCAACCGAGGTGCGGGCATAGAAGTGATTGTCGCGGGTGACGCGGTGTGGCGCGGCCGGACTCGGAGCGACGCGCAGCACGACCACGTGGCCGCCACTGGCGAACGGCACTGGGTGCGCGTGCAGGCCGCCGCTGACGCGCGGCTCGAGCAGGTCGCGCAGCGCATTGGTCAGCGTCAGCAACTCGGCGTCGAGG from Paraburkholderia phytofirmans OLGA172 carries:
- a CDS encoding helix-turn-helix domain-containing protein, with the protein product MIPRARLDAVTEADLQALIDHGVRESRTLDYKRDWPADRDARAELAKDVCAFANSLGGDLVFGMREEGGAAAAIVPLRLANLDAELLTLTNALRDLLEPRVSGGLHAHPVPFASGGHVVVLRVAPSPAAPHRVTRDNHFYARTSVGKEPMDIHGIRNAFAISASLAQQVLAVRNDALARIVRHEGPVPDLALPACVCHVVPVSAVTRPDGHDVDALRAVAAKLQTASPGGRALGQPRVNLHGVLCMGDRNEDEEQTAYAQLYRDGCVELVAGALLRRGWGQRDDEELWVVYPELYEVPLVRYGFRAVADTLAALEVPAPAYLLLNWLFAPGTQIGYELPRGGAAYPALPAHLTQLVAPPVYLEDFSVDPLTVLRPAFDVLWNAVGVAHTRTDFAAAD